The Changchengzhania lutea genomic sequence ACTGATGATTTTGGTATTGAGCCAGGCACCTTATTTGCTCTACAATTTTTTTGGCAATTTCCTCACTTTTGGGCAATTGGCTGGTTTTTATTTGAAGATTATAAACGCGGTGGCTTTTTCATGTTGCCGACAGGAAAACAAGATAAGGGCACCGCAGTACAAACTATTATGTATACCATTTGGACGCTCCTAGTATCCATAATTCCAGTATTTGGGTTTACGGGGAAACTCCAGTTGTCCATTATAGCAGCGATAGTCGTATTTATTTTAGGATTGGGAATGCTTTATTATGCCATTCAATTATTTAAGAAGATGACCGAAGTCGCAGCGAAACAATTAATGTTAGCTAGTGTGTCCTACATAACATTGGTTCAAATTGTATATGTAGTCGATAAATTTATAAGATAACATGGATTTAACTCAAGGAACTTTAGAAGAAAAAAATAACAGAGCTAAAAAAATGATGCTTTGGTTTGGGATTATTTCCTTAATCATGTCTTTTGCAGGATGGACAAGTGCCTTTGTGGTGAGTAGTTCTAGACCAGATTGGTTAAAGGATTTTCAGTTGCCAAATGCGTTTATAGTTAGTACCATTGTCATCATATTGAGCAGTATCACCTTTCTGTTGGCAAAACGTGCTTTAAAAAAAGGAGATAAAACACAAACTTCAGGATTTCTTTTAGCCACATTGGTGTTAGGAATTGTATTTATTTTCTATCAGTTTTCAGGTTTTCAGCAAATTATAGATTTGGGATATAATTTTACGGGACCAACCAGTAATGTGACCATGTCTTATATTTATTTGATAGCTATGGTGCATATTTTGCATGTGGTTGTTGGTTTAATCTGCTTGATAGTAGTCATATATAATAATTTTAAACAAAAATATAGTCCAGCAAAAATGCTAGGTTTTGAATTGGCTGCGACTTTTTGGCATTTTATAGATATCTTATGGGTGTATCTCTTTTTGTTCCTGTATTTTATTAGATAATAGTCATTGTTGTTCGATTACAAATAGTTCGTTTAAAGAAAACCTTTGCGAACACAGGGTTTTCAAGGCTTATAAAAAAGAGGGGCTTGCTTTTTGCGATTACTGAAAAATTTTATTTTTTAGAAAGTTATGAATTTAAAGATTACTGTTTATCAATTAGTTACAAGCAAGTCTTTGTTCTAACAGCAAAGCGGTCTTGATTCTTTAATCGGTCAATATGGGTAATAGTAATGATCCTAAAGGTCTAAGGCTACTTAGATATAGAACTTTATTTAGAGTGTATATAATTTAGGGCAGGATGTTTTATTAGATAAATAAATTGATTATTTTTGTCCAACTTAAAAAAAACAACCATTACATATGAGTACTACAGTTGTAAATGCTGGAACAAAAGGTAAAACTTGGGGAGGAGGCAACCAGCCTTTAAACGCAAGTTATGGAAAAATGATGATGTGGTTTTTCATTGTTTCAGATGCTTTAACATTCTCTGGGTTTTTAGCGGCCTATGGTTTTTCAAGATTTAAATTTATTGATTCATGGCCAATTGCCGATGAGGTGTTTACGCACGTACCATTTTTACACGGTCAAGAATTACCGATGATTTATGTGGCATTCATGACCTTTGTGCTTATCATGTCGTCTGTAACTATGGTATTAGCCGTAGATGCGGGACATCATTTAAATAAGGCGAAAGTGACTATTTATATGTTTCTGACCATTATTGGCGGTTTGATTTTTGTTGGATCGCAAGCCTGGGAATGGGCAACTTTTATTCAAGGCGATTATGGTGCGGTGCAAACTAAAGGTGGAAATATTTTGCAATTTGTTGACACAGATGGAAACCGCGTGGCTCTTAGAGATTTTGTGACGGTTGAACATAAAGATAGAACGGCTCATGAGCGTAAAAACGGTATTTGGTTTTTAGATGAAGGAACTTTACCAACCTATTCTATTAACGAAGTAGTAAAAGGATTAGAATCTCATGATAATATTTTAGTACGGACTCAGATTATTAATGAGGAAGGTGAAAAGACGGTGCTTTCTAGAGCAGCCTCTTTAGAGCAAATTAAAAATAATGGTATCGCGGTCGTAGAAGGTGCTAATTTGCATGTTAATGAATACGGGTCTCCGCTATTTGCAGATTTCTTCTTTTTCATTACTGGGTTTCACGGATTTCACGTGTTCTCTGGAGTTGTAATTAATATTATCATTTTCTTTAATGTGATTTTAGGAACTTACGAAAGACGCAAAAACTACGAAATGGTCGAAAAAGTTGGTCTTTACTGGCACTTTGTAGATTTAGTTTGGGTATTTGTTTTCACATTCTTCTACCTCGTTTAAAAATTTTAAAATTAAGACATGGCACACGAACATAAATTAGCAATATTCAGAGGTTTAGTTAAGTTTAAATCAAACACCCAAAAAATCTGGGGTGTTTTAATTTTCTTGACCATTGTAACGGGTATTGAAGTTGCACTGGGTATTTACAAACCAGAAGCTTTAATGGCTAAGTTTTTAGGCATGAAAATCTTGAACTGGATTTTTATTGTATTAACCATTGTTAAAGCATATTATATCACATGGGATTTTATGCACATGCGAGATGAATTAAAAAGTCTAAAACGTATGGTAATCTGGACTGCAGTTTT encodes the following:
- a CDS encoding cytochrome c oxidase subunit 3 → MDLTQGTLEEKNNRAKKMMLWFGIISLIMSFAGWTSAFVVSSSRPDWLKDFQLPNAFIVSTIVIILSSITFLLAKRALKKGDKTQTSGFLLATLVLGIVFIFYQFSGFQQIIDLGYNFTGPTSNVTMSYIYLIAMVHILHVVVGLICLIVVIYNNFKQKYSPAKMLGFELAATFWHFIDILWVYLFLFLYFIR
- a CDS encoding cytochrome c oxidase subunit 3, encoding MSTTVVNAGTKGKTWGGGNQPLNASYGKMMMWFFIVSDALTFSGFLAAYGFSRFKFIDSWPIADEVFTHVPFLHGQELPMIYVAFMTFVLIMSSVTMVLAVDAGHHLNKAKVTIYMFLTIIGGLIFVGSQAWEWATFIQGDYGAVQTKGGNILQFVDTDGNRVALRDFVTVEHKDRTAHERKNGIWFLDEGTLPTYSINEVVKGLESHDNILVRTQIINEEGEKTVLSRAASLEQIKNNGIAVVEGANLHVNEYGSPLFADFFFFITGFHGFHVFSGVVINIIIFFNVILGTYERRKNYEMVEKVGLYWHFVDLVWVFVFTFFYLV
- a CDS encoding cytochrome C oxidase subunit IV family protein, producing the protein MAHEHKLAIFRGLVKFKSNTQKIWGVLIFLTIVTGIEVALGIYKPEALMAKFLGMKILNWIFIVLTIVKAYYITWDFMHMRDELKSLKRMVIWTAVFLILYLIFILLQEGGYIESVYSSGYVKRDF